A genomic window from Salmo salar chromosome ssa23, Ssal_v3.1, whole genome shotgun sequence includes:
- the LOC106584658 gene encoding uncharacterized protein C11orf96 homolog has translation MAVVRPMPMETQGFHHMAVVRPMPMETQGFHHMAVVRQTPLENQGFHHVLPAHLLSSTMEEFPQQLPVPKGPARGKSRPRRPREARFKTQPVTFAEIAEVEEEGASPLEEERARRSFLQSLENLRWSTQALYCPTTGRRTATPPQRSLDSSDSDTAQ, from the coding sequence ATGGCTGTTGTTCGTCCGATGCCCATGGAGACCCAGGGCTTCCACCACATGGCTGTTGTTCGTCCGATGCCCATGGAGACCCAGGGCTTCCATCACATGGCTGTTGTCCGTCAGACGCCCTTGGAGAACCAGGGCTTCCACCACGTGCTGCCTGCCCACCTGCTCTCCTCGACCATGGAGGAGTTCCCCCAGCAGCTCCCCGTCCCCAAGGGGCCCGCCCGTGGCAAGAGCCGCCCCCGTCGGCCCCGTGAGGCCCGCTTCAAGACCCAGCCCGTCACCTTCGCCGAGATCgctgaggtggaggaggagggcgcCTCgcccctggaggaggagagggcgcGCCGGTCTTTCCTGCAGTCCCTGGAGAACCTTCGCTGGAGCACGCAGGCGCTCTACTGCCCGACGACCGGCCGCCGCACGGCCACACCCCCACAGCGAAGCCTGGACTCCAGTGACTCTGACACGGCCCAGTGA